DNA sequence from the Liolophura sinensis isolate JHLJ2023 chromosome 1, CUHK_Ljap_v2, whole genome shotgun sequence genome:
AAGATACGATAAAAGACTCAAAACATTCCGTGACAacattatgtatacaatgttaAAGAACAACTAAGGTATCAGCTAAATATtattaatgacaaaaaaattgcTACGTGCAACTAATTATATAGTACACTAAATACACGCATAGTTGTTCGACATActtattttctttgattgtgGATTAACATAATACTCGCGAATTTTTCAAGTATTCGACGGCGTACAGTTTTAGGGGTTGAGGACACAGGAGTGACTGTCACAAACCACaagctttggcaagttactaaagAACTTTCTCACAACCCAAGTGGTGGTTTGTTCGCTGTAATTTccaaaatgtacatgaagtttaacagaaatgaaattGTCTCAGTCATGTCCGATCACGTTTCATCTTTGTGTCCAACACAGCAGTTAAGATAACATGCGGAGCAGTAAATTTCTTCTAGATGAACAGCAGTCAAACTTTGTCactacaaaacacatttgtgcaaGATAAGAAAAGGCCGTTGCCTGTAGTTTCACACTTTAACCCAAACCAAcatacaagttaaaaaaaaacaaaccaaaatcaaacacaccacaatacaaaaatttacatgcaCAGGGATAATATTTTTACAGACCATATGGTTAgtaatcgttttttttttcgtacacTCCACCAATGGCAACAGAAGGGCTGTATATCACTTTACAGATCAATAAGGCAGACGTACTCGGAAAATTGAGATCATTCTAAATTTTTCTGCTGATTGAGGAAAATTGTTAAAGTGGATTTACTGATATTGGCATGAATGGATCAGGTATATTATCTGCTCTGAATCACTTTTGCCTCTGGTTTTGAGTTTTCTCCGTAGACAACAGTCTGCTATATACAGGTGCTGACAGGGAAAGTTCTTTGTAATAAAACTACTTTGCTCTTCATTTTTGGTGGGGTTGAGGGCATTCACAATAACATCCGCCataagtttaatattttcacCGGTACCACATGGGTACAATCCTCGGATCATCCAACATTTATACATTCACTACAAGTATAGACACATTGACAGCATCTATTATTCcgcattaaaaacaaaaatggaaaggCACAAAAAGAGAGTTCATTACAAAATACAGCCTATCAACAAGACATCTCTAGACCATGGGTTGAGaactttaattaaatatttataaatattctcACTTATATGTAATATGCCAAAAAGGTCACAGAAGATAGGCAGTAGACAATCAAAAGATTAATGCATAATAAGGGATACAAATGAAAccttacaaatatatttcacactAGTATATCTATACACTTAATTCCCACATAATTAATTCAACTGACAATATACTAGCATCTTCTATGGCTTTGCGCCGAAGTCCCACATAACAAACGAAAGACATTAAAGCGCCAAAATCTGTGGAAAAACTTTTGGACTAAAGGGAAATTCATTCTATTTAAGAGCTCAAACTCATAATGTGATACCATTACTTGGAAGAAAATCGAAAGGAAATGGTTCCCACAAGTATGCTGGACACTTTTGACAGCAGTTTCAATAACAATAGTCATGGTTGAATGAAAAATTGGGGAGACTTTATGCAGAACAATATCCACGCCAAGAGAATTTGGGGTCAGAGGATCTCATCCACAATATTATCATACAAAAATCCGAGGTACAACTCCCCGATTTTCAGATAACACTTCATAATCAACAAGTGTTTATGGATGGTCTGTCATCATCTCCACAATGTCAAAGTATGCTCGCTACGTACCATATTCCTTGCATAAATTACGTCTATTTCTTctatgaaaatgtgtttttcatcAAGGATGACAGACAAATTCCATCCTGGCTACCACAAGTTCAGCAGAAAATCACCATGGTGATTCTAGGATCGAAACAGCAGCGCCACGCTCTAACAACTTTTAAAACACGACTTGTTCTCTGAATAACTGTTGTTTGAACATCATTCTCTGTGATTGCACGCAGGATTTATTACGGAACGGATGTAATTTGCCCAAACAGTAAAGGGGTACTGTGACCAGGCATATATTTCGAGAACACCCCAACATTGTGAAGATAAACTGACAAGCAGAGGATGAAGTCAAAGGAATGGTAAACTATTGTTGTCCGTTTTTACATACTTGTGGACGAAATGTACTAGTGATGGTTTATAGGGACAATTTTCCATTCCACAAACCGTCAGCAACACAGATTAAAAGATGATAATACACTAATACAGAACGATAATACACCAAGTCTCCAGAATTATAATACTACCCCACACACATGTATCGAAAACCGCTTTACCCCCTAATACTCTGTTACAAATTTTGGTCTCAACTAAATATGTGACACTCCTGATTTGCAACAAAATGCCAACATCATGTCACGAGATATTTACACAAAGTATCTAATTAGGTaacttttgttcacatttttcattagAAATTTATAGTAGAAATGTCAATTGGTTTCCACAAACGAATGAGACAGGACCCACTGAAATGATCCAATCAAAATGTACACTGAATGAGAACAGCCTGAAACCCATAGACCCtgaccattactttgtcacacATTAACTTGTCACACTTGCTAGAATTTCATCAGCAAGACTGTGATCTCACCCTATACTACCTACAAGCTTGTCTGATGTGGTCTGGGTTTGACGATATGGCAAGGCCGGGTTAGTAATTACACTTTACAATCTCCGTATATAATCAATAAACTGTCATTACCATGAAAAGTCTCTACACCTGAATTTGTACACCTGAATTACTAGACATGTCACACTCCTGTTCAACTACTGAAGGCGTAGTCCATGGCCACCAATCTGCTGCCGATGCGAGTCACAGGGCCGTTATAATACCGCCAGAATAAGCTGGAGCCTCGCTTCAACTGGTGCTGAAACACATAAACAGATATCATGACACAATGGGCTCTGAGTAGGCCTTTCTATACTGAATATTAAAGAAGAAACGAACAGTTACTCACAGGTATGCTTGCcttgagtaattccagaccagtctAATGCATGGTAAACAACATCACCAcatttctgttgtttgtttttttcggATTTAGTTAAAGTGTTACTAtttaagcctttacatgaacagttagtatAAAACTCTAACtcatgtaaattgacaaggggccagatttcactggttacgtgccaactatcacactgtcgtcgcggcattggttttactctccacaccTTTatattatacctgtatataGAAAATTTCAATGCATAAAATAATGATTATGTTTACAAttccaaacaaacatatatCACAAGTGAGATCAGTTTTTAGGTGATTGGACATAACACTACTGGGCTGTAAGCCTCTACTGCTCTGGGTATAAAACCAGCTAAGTTTGGACTCCCATAATGAAAAAACAGACCAGCGGACATGGGATATCAATCAAAAAATAGAGACATTACAACTGGCCACAAACAAGACTTTCCTTAGACCCTGTGTGTATCTTTTGCTCGACTCCATACTTTCACCCTTAGACACAAGACCCTCTGCTGGGTTAAGTCAAATTCAGTACGCTTATTTGCTGGAAGGCCGTGGCACTTTTCTTTCCCTCACCCCATGACAGATCACAAGTCTTGATACTGTCACATGGTCAATGACTACCTCCTTATATTTTTTAGCATGTCGTATATTTCTCTCAAGAAAAATTTGGAAGAATTTTTGAGTCACTATGTGTTAACGAAAGAGACATAAAACTATTGTACACAAGAAAACAGAGACTGTGCATTAGTAAGACTTACCGCTTTGCTCAGCTGTCGCCAGCAATCCACCCAGCCCCTGTATATGGGCATGTTGGGAGGGGAAGCCGCCACTAAGCTGAAACCGAAAAATCAAACCAATATTTAAGATGCAGTAACTGGAAATGTTTTGCTTACAACCTTACTATACATggtataatatgtatgtatcatcATAAAAGCCCACATGCAGTATGCGACAAGAATGAGTATGACCTACCCTTGTCTGCATTAATTTTACAAAAACCGTTATAGATATGTGAAACCTTATGGGCCaaaccaccataatgccagaagtgaaatactcttgagcataaaataccaccaaaataaataaatatttaaatcaatCATATAtgattaccctaattcttcaaccttttcagccgttctacaaccaatattttgcaacagttgagagaactatgaggtgcAGAGAATAAataacagttttatgaagcttagaTCTTTAATGACGTGAACAAACCATatttagcgtcattttcataataattgtatgcataaattccgcTGAAAAAAATGCACTAGTggttgaaagggttgaagatttacaatttatgtacatgtctttATAGGAATCTATTAGGCAAACCCAATGCAGCAAAAAATGCACATAGCTACAAATATCTATGTTTACTAATCTCTTTGGTGCTTCTACCTATATGATATGGGTCAGGGTTATGGTCGAGTAAACTGGGCAAGTCTGGGGCATCAAAGCACATTCCAAGTAATCTGAAAAACCTCCAGACAAAGCATCACCCACACCGATAAGGCATATGTGAGTTCCACAGAATTCTTGTGAGGAGCCACTAGACTTAGCGAGTGAGCGGTAACAGACTGTAAGAAGACCTGTAGCTTTATGCTGTACCTGCACTCACCAGTTACGTATTAACATCAGGAGATAAATCCTCCTCCTACCTTCTGCATGTGTCTAAAAAGTACCAGataattttaatgttgtgaTGGGTTGAtatataaacttaaaaaaaaaaaaaaaaaattctctcgTCCATGCAAATTCAAACTACTATAATTCTTCACTatgttcaaccttttcgcatgttggcaaggtgtttatttaagcatattctgagagcattattcagcgtagactgataaaattatactttttgtgaagccctgaaattgaccaacccaaccaaagtagttttgtctcaaaaatttaataaaaaaggtgcataaactgcactgaaagttgctcttttatatgtgaaaaggttaaagaattagggtagaaTGACATCCCTTAAATCCGTTAAATCAAACTCGCAAAATGCTATAGCTCTTGTGAGATTTCCACGGAACTCAGACAGGACTTATTGGAAATCGAAACCACCAGGAACACTATCATTTCAGTCCAGCACTAGAGAAGTCATCATAAAACATGAATGGCAAAGTGCAGACGTCACTTACCCACTGCCATTGACAGCCATCAGGTTGCTGACCAGTGTGAATGGGTAAGTTATATGGGTAACAATCAACTGCAATAAAAACAAGTTTTACATAGATTACATTACGGCTAATTTTATATCaacaaagtacatacatgtaccacgtCATCAATCAGTATGAAGTCAGAGGGACTTAATTTacggctgaaaaaaaaattatgttttgacaccaaagtagctctttaaaaaGTGAAcctttttatttctgtgattttgTATAACCAAGAGATCGCAAtgaaagtaaagaaaaatgtgCTCATCAAGAAAACTAAAAACACTACCATGTTATCAAGTTTGACCCAGCAAATGCAAGTTATGTCTTCTTATCATATAAACTGAAGAGTGTAGGGTAAGAGAGAGGCCACAGTGTATATTCTATTTCTCTAATATGTCATATCTCATGGTCTCAAAAGAAAAGGTAAAAAAGATGATTTATACAGAATATCCTACCACTTAAAGGCAAAAATGGCTGCGCCCCGTTTGGGTCTGCTTCATCTTccattttaataatgaaaactacattctttggttttctttttctgaatttcagaggcaaaataaaaatgataaatttcaaCTTTAACACTACTGTAAACCTGGCCATTCATATTTGCTTACAAATAACCTATATTTTGATTGTGTGAATCTTACCCCACATGCTGCTCCAGTGTAGGTCTGCATACCCTAGAAACAGAGGGAAATGGAAATGATTCAGTAACCCTGAATAAGCCAAAAAGCACTTCAATACTCAAGAAAACATCGacataacaaagaaaacatagcTTCTCGCGACAAAATCACAAAGACAGACAGGCAGGTTGTCTCCAGTTTTAAAAGGATATATAACAATACTTCTGTAAATATGAGTTCTTTCCAGCAGGCCAATCTAACAATTTTAAATGGTATACACACCTTCtaatttcttctaatttttggaacGCCTTGTATGCTATTTTTAGTaaacaaacatgacaatgtAGCAAgaatatttagattttttttacgtGGTTAATCtatttaatgaacaacatattcatatctttactttctcAAAATACTGGGAGAGAAAtgattctttgctttcagctcTACTAATATCTCACCTATGAATTAGATAATTAATTGTTCCTACAGTTTGTAATACATTTTCTGAAGACTACATCATAGTACTCTGTAGAGTTTTACAAgtttgataatacatgtacttcaaactTTTCGGAAATATCAAGAAAACTTTCAATGTTCATTTACATTattgaaaaatgtattttagatTTCACCAACAACAcccattactgtaattcttcaacctttccggATGTTTGTAAGGTTTTCATTTAAACATAtcctgagggcattattctgtgtagactaataaaattgtactttttacagcccTGAAATTGGGAAAAGCAACCAGTGCAGTTATGTTTccaatatcaaaataaaaaatggtgCTGTAAggtgctctttcatatgcaaaatgttgatgaaatagggaactaaaaaaaattaagcccACTTCAAAAATTCATGGAAATAATGGACTTTTACACTCAAAAGAAAATGATCAATCCACTTGTTAAGACCTATACTTGAACAGAGGTCATTCAACCCTAGAATCCTATGTGTATGAATACTAATGACTGTACCAAACAACCCACCTTATCCTCCACCAGGTAAGTGTTGATGATATGAGACAAGATGTTTGCCAGCCAAACTGTGAGTGCTTCACCGATGAGTCGTGGGACCAGGCCACTAAAAAAATACAATCATCAGTCAGAGTTCCAGTCAAAAGTCACATCCATACATCCCAATCTATTTGTCAGTGAACACTTGCATCAATGTTGCTTGCTTATTATGCAATCAAAGTTAATTATACATCATATTTTAAATGATCATTTGGTGGTCATTGTATGTGTGCATACAATACTAAAACATTAAATGCAATCAGTGCAATTTTATATGAAACTTGATTATGGAAGTAAAACTTAAGCTGAATGGTTTACCTAATTTCAGGGATTCTGATAAAAAGTACACAAACCTCACACTGCAAGCTGCAGagcaaggggagacaacctaTTTGTTAATAACATAGATATGTGAGagccaaatacataaataccgAGCTATAAATTAAGCTGATCAATCACATGCTTACGCAAAAAATCCCATGATTCCATCGTTCTCATAAATCTCTCCAATGGCGGACAAAAAATtgctgaaacagaaaaaaagtcaAACTGAATACCTTAGCCATGAATAAAAGTTGGTCTTCTCTACAATTCCATTCTCCAGTATTTCAATTTGCAGACACACTtataaaaactggaaaaatagtgcataatttaaaaaaaaaacatatacatacgaGTATCTtgtttctccacccacaaactgAGCCATGCTTCGCAGCATTATCACTGAAAGTGAGAGGAAAGAATTTGATATTGATTGAAAATTTTTACAAAAGGCGATATTTATCAAATTGCAAGGGTTTAAAACTACAAACTCAGAataggaaagaactcaaatggTGGATGCTACATTGTACTAgagcagtaaagaatcagtgtacaaatttcctGAAACAAAGATTTTAACTGTAACtgtctttgaatttttttttataaatatgggACCTGGGGCTGATTGCACAAAGTCATgcctgacttaagtcaaaattaaaagCCTTTCCGCAATGCTAAGTTTTGGCACTGACAGTTGAATTTGAACAAACATCTGGCTTAAGATAACtctgatgaggtggacaaactTTTATTCGATAAaaccgaaaaataagctttaataCTGTAGTTAAAATTATtgcttaagtcagaaatgtctttatGAATACGGTCCCCAGGAATACATTCATGCATTATATGAACATGCTGACAGGAAATagtatttaatgatttattctgtgttttatctgttatctttatttaattgctctttaatgccatacccaagaatttgtcacttgtaTGAGGACAGTAAGtgttatgagtggaggaaactggcaaGTTTCCttcacaatgtacatatatttcggataaaccttaaaacaaaaaacaaaaaaatcttcaCCATTTATAGGCTGGCAAGCAATTGTTCCCATGCACTTGATTAATGTCTCTCTGGAAGTCTGAAACAAAACTCATGCTCATTAATAACTTAGCCTAATACCGACATAACAAACTAAGGACATCCATATAGCAGGACCCAATTTCATAAAGCAATATGAGCCTGTTAACATAGCCAACGGTCGTGACCTTTTTGCAAACACCTTGCCCTGTTACAGCCAGAAATATAAGGAAGTATAATCCCTAAAATAATGCAATAATACTTTTTAATGCTAAAATCACTTTAAATgactttaaactttaaaatgactgtaagtacatgtatatatgtgtccgtgattggggttttacatcacacttaaccatttttcagtcatatgactacaaGGAGCCATTagatgtgtgcacatatattgtgttttcttgtggctgGATGAGTCCATTCTGCCATAGTGCCGTCGCCAATTGGTTTCAAAATTACTGTAATTTTGCACACAGCGAGAATGACAAAATACCTAGTTTATGGATGTAGATTATAATTGTGTATATACCGTTATGCAAAGCGCTTTGATGGACACCATGAAATCACCGGAGTCTCTATTAGGGTCTGCTCGGGGCTCGTCCAAGGGGAATGACTGCAgattaaagaaacaaaacatgacaCATGCATATGTGGTTCCCATGCCAAACTGCTGACAGTGTTGGaaattatcaataaataaaggtaGAAACTTTGGCTCGGCCACTGTCGGTTTCAGACTAAACTTACTTCATAACCAACTGTCAATAACGagaagacaacactagaccaaattaCTATGTACATAAAAgtgtataatttattattttcatgatGTTGGGTAACAGACATATCACAGTTCAGAGGAAGGAAAATTGCACACATTATGAAAATCAAAGCGCTGggatgttatcaattttaaccgaTGAGACTGTTTCCCATGACATTACCTGAACCCGGCTTTGCCCATTAACCACATCAACCACGTGCTTGGGGGACAAGTCATGCGGCATCTTATTTCCGGCCTCTCTAAACATGGCTTATCCTATGGCCTCATCACAATTCCAGTTAATTTACAGAGTTACCCAGCATGTTACAACAAAATGGCtgtgcacattttgttttcttgccaACCTGCTTCCGTAATAACtaaggttaaattatttgttgtcttttcttttaattatttgactgaGACAACTaaagatattttgttttccCCATGCAAATGGGTATTGAAAGATATTTAAAAATACTGCCTACAAATTACACATGTGTAAGATTGAATatagttttaaa
Encoded proteins:
- the LOC135468882 gene encoding mitochondrial carrier homolog 1-like, whose amino-acid sequence is MAAMSAFQFCSGAVLSTVFHPLGYAKVLIQLGHEPLPPYPTKSIFGRDKLIYPNVFRYIGHIRATDGFLGMYRGAVPKFLGGFVTGAVQSAVAESFPLDEPRADPNRDSGDFMVSIKALCITTSRETLIKCMGTIACQPINVIMLRSMAQFVGGETRYSNFLSAIGEIYENDGIMGFFAGLVPRLIGEALTVWLANILSHIINTYLVEDKGMQTYTGAACGLIVTHITYPFTLVSNLMAVNGSGLVAASPPNMPIYRGWVDCWRQLSKAHQLKRGSSLFWRYYNGPVTRIGSRLVAMDYAFSS